In Pantoea cypripedii, the following proteins share a genomic window:
- the murC gene encoding UDP-N-acetylmuramate--L-alanine ligase, with amino-acid sequence MNTQQLAKLRSIVPEMRRVRHIHFVGIGGAGMGGIAEVLANEGYHISGSDLAPNPVTQHLASLGATIYFNHRPENVTDASVVVVSTAVAQDNPELVAAREQRIPVIRRAEMLAELMRFRHGIAIAGTHGKTTTTAMVASIYAEGGLDPTFVNGGLVKAAGTHARLGSSRYLIAEADESDASFLHLQPMVAIVTNIEADHMDTYQGDFENLKQTFINFLHNLPFYGRAVMCVDDVVIRDLIPRVGRQITTYGFSDDADVRIENYEQRGAQGYFTLIRHDKPVLHVTLNAPGRHNALNAAAAVAVASEEGIDDSAILAALESFQGTGRRFDVLGEFDTAPVNGKPGSAMLVDDYGHHPTEVDVTIKAARAGWPEKKLVMVFQPHRYTRTRDLFDDFANVLSQVDVLLMLDVYPAGETAIPGADSRSLCRAIRGRGKVDPILVSEHDALPEALAPLLTGNDLVIVQGAGNIGKIARKLAEIRLQPTVKAEVRNG; translated from the coding sequence ATGAATACACAACAATTGGCAAAACTGCGTTCTATTGTGCCCGAGATGCGTCGCGTCCGGCACATCCACTTTGTCGGCATCGGTGGTGCTGGCATGGGCGGTATTGCCGAGGTGTTGGCGAACGAAGGTTATCATATTAGCGGTTCCGATTTGGCACCCAACCCGGTCACGCAACATCTGGCGTCGCTGGGCGCAACTATCTACTTCAACCATCGTCCGGAAAATGTGACCGATGCGAGCGTGGTCGTGGTTTCCACCGCCGTGGCGCAGGACAACCCGGAGCTGGTTGCGGCGCGTGAGCAGCGTATTCCGGTGATTCGCCGCGCAGAGATGCTGGCCGAACTGATGCGCTTCCGTCACGGCATCGCGATTGCCGGTACGCACGGTAAAACCACCACCACCGCGATGGTGGCGAGCATCTATGCTGAAGGCGGTCTGGACCCTACCTTCGTCAACGGTGGCCTGGTGAAAGCCGCCGGGACCCATGCGCGTCTGGGTAGCAGCCGTTACCTGATTGCCGAAGCGGACGAGAGCGATGCGTCTTTCCTGCATCTGCAACCGATGGTGGCGATTGTCACCAATATCGAAGCCGATCATATGGATACCTATCAGGGCGATTTCGAGAACCTGAAGCAGACGTTCATTAACTTCCTGCACAATCTGCCGTTCTATGGCCGTGCAGTGATGTGTGTGGATGACGTGGTTATCCGTGACCTGATCCCGCGCGTCGGGCGTCAGATCACCACTTACGGTTTCAGCGACGATGCGGATGTCCGTATTGAAAATTACGAGCAGCGTGGCGCGCAGGGCTATTTCACCCTGATCCGCCACGACAAGCCGGTACTGCATGTCACGCTGAACGCACCGGGTCGCCATAACGCCCTGAACGCAGCGGCGGCGGTAGCGGTAGCCAGCGAAGAAGGTATCGACGACAGCGCCATTCTGGCCGCGCTGGAGAGTTTCCAGGGCACCGGCCGCCGTTTTGACGTGCTGGGTGAATTTGATACCGCACCCGTGAACGGTAAGCCAGGCAGCGCCATGCTGGTTGATGATTACGGTCACCATCCGACCGAAGTGGATGTGACCATTAAAGCGGCACGTGCTGGCTGGCCAGAGAAAAAGCTGGTGATGGTATTCCAGCCGCATCGCTACACGCGTACCCGTGATCTCTTCGACGATTTCGCCAACGTGCTGTCGCAGGTGGATGTGCTGCTGATGCTGGATGTGTATCCGGCAGGTGAAACGGCCATCCCGGGAGCGGATAGCCGCTCGCTGTGCCGTGCGATTCGCGGTCGTGGCAAAGTGGACCCAATCCTGGTGTCAGAACACGATGCGCTGCCAGAAGCACTGGCCCCGCTGCTGACCGGCAACGATCTGGTGATTGTGCAGGGCGCGGGCAACATCGGCAAAATCGCCCGCAAGCTGGCAGAAATCCGTTTGCAACCCACGGTGAAAGCGGAGGTGCGCAATGGCTGA